Proteins found in one Plasmodium sp. gorilla clade G2 genome assembly, chromosome: 14 genomic segment:
- a CDS encoding serine/threonine protein kinase, FIKK family, putative: MIPHKKWYSILCVEYFIYYNSNLKKTNCIYSLNGEQNAKKDKNEKRKWSLKELYCNILLLIFVIFTISCTYIQIENVSSISKGSILKDIILSRYSRELCEIETVNNGSGRSVFSRIFNRIRGEEKKRNHEEDDKKVIDYVLNSDLKAKDKKQKSMNKSAIDIPTLDIEENGSPLIDITDIPFIESNKKYTEEDSNESLDEKIMKCRSRLAKQSPSKTVYNWTLGKKSLSKMLHYDADNFAINGVKYPDWNLKPIPTIGYSKKNGRVQEMYTTVIKGNPEENTEDVKLFIKKIPIEIWVKQFDKMARYRGEYLVNAENFVMEAVASAFLTEHHPGITPKLYKILYDPICENKKHLHKIAFNDLCAFNYILRSRLKSNIEGNIIIISELFGQDLFNYIDKRRDDNDMDDDDDDLVLTVEEKKNILYKALNLYTRLHEAGLTHLDLSAENVLIDDNNEVRLCDLGKSTPMYTTSLRHLDDSLDLCIFESCVPCVGKEAYMPPECMALYKEYRKMKVSSPFDYANSVRDRRERRKWYFDVLTAEKYMLGIFFIWIWNEGHLWDCSDPSRDEIFNEINECEMDIDKCELTEDWPEELKVMIKRLLNFESRKELNLKDIFDDPWWTTIM; this comes from the exons atgatTCCCCATAAGAAATGGTATTCTATTTTATGTGTggaatatttcatatattataattcaaatttgaaaaaaactAACTGCATTTACTCATTGAATGGTGAACAGAATgcaaaaaaagataaaaatgaaaaaagaaaatggagcttaaaagaattatattgtAACATActcttattaatatttgtaatatttacTATTAGCTGcacatatatacaaatagaG AATGTGAGCAGCATTAGTAAAGGGTCCATTTTAAAGGACATTATTTTATCAAGATATTCTAGAGAACTTTGCGAAATTGAGACTGTGAATAATGGATCAGGTAGAAGTGTATTTTCTCGTATTTTTAATAGAATAAGaggagaagaaaaaaagagaaatcatgaagaagatgataaGAAAGTAATAGACTATGTATTAAATAGCGATTTGAAGGCTAAAGATAAAAAGCAAAAAAGTATGAATAAAAGTGCTATAGATATTCCAACTTTAGATATTGAAGAAAATGGATCACCTCTTATTGATATCACAGATATACCTTTTATagaaagtaataaaaaatatactgaAGAAGATTCTAATGAATCTcttgatgaaaaaataatgaaatgtaGAAGTAGATTAGCAAAACAATCTCCTTCTAAAACTGTATATAATTGGACATTAGGTAAAAAGTCCTTAAGTAAAATGTTACATTATGATGCAGATAATTTTGCCATAAATGGTGTGAAATATCCAGACTGGAATTTAAAACCTATACCAACAATTGGTTATAGTAAAAAGAATGGAAGGGTTCAAGAAATGTATACAACAGTAATTAAAGGAAATCCAGAGGAAAATACAGAAGatgtaaaattatttattaaaaagataCCTATAGAAATATGGGTAAAACAATTTGATAAAATGGCTAGATATCGAGGGGAATATTTAGTAAATGCTGAAAATTTTGTAATGGAAGCTGTTGCTTCTGCATTTTTAACTGAACACCATCCAGGAATAACAccgaaattatataaaatattatatgatccTATTTGTGAAAATAAGAAGCATTTACATAAAATAGCTTTTAATGATTTATGTgcatttaattatattttgcgTAGTAGATTAAAAAGTAACATTGaaggaaatattataataatttctgAATTATTTGGGCaagatttatttaattatattgataaaaGGCGAGACGATAATGATAtggatgatgatgatgatgatttaGTTTTAACtgttgaagaaaaaaaaaatattctttataaagctttaaatttatatacaagATTACATGAAGCAGGGTTAACACATCTAGATTTATCAGCAGAAAATGTTTTAATTGATGACAATAATGAGGTACGATTATGTGATTTAGGTAAAAGTACACCTATGTATACTACGAGTTTAAGACATTTAGATGATAGTTTagatttatgtatttttgaATCTTGCGTACCATGTGTAGGCAAAGAAGCTTATATGCCTCCTGAATGTATGGcgttatataaagaatatcgTAAAATGAAGGTAAGTAGTCCCTTTGATTATGCTAATTCTGTAAGGGATAGAagagaaagaagaaaatggTATTTTGATGTTCTAACAGCTGAAAAATACATGCTTGGAATCTTCTTTATTTGGATATGGAATGAAGGCCATTTATGGGATTGTTCAGATCCATCCAGAGATGAAATttttaatgaaataaatgaatgTGAAATGGACATAGATAAATGTGAATTAACTGAAGATTGGCCTGAAGAGTTGAAAGTGATGATTAAg agaTTGTTGAATTTCGAATCTAGGAAGGAATTAAATCTAAAAGATATTTTTGATGATCCATGGTGGACTACCATAatgtaa